In one window of Maribacter sp. BPC-D8 DNA:
- a CDS encoding RtcB family protein produces the protein MKNTVNITGKELIDLGFRSGKWFPEAIEYINANQLEGEAMNAFLEQYRLPPMINLYSNAKEFAINIKAENELEETNVTKVVDSMKVLMRTPTVVNGAVMPDACPTGPLGTIPVGGVVVAKNAIHPGMHSADICCSVMLTDFGKMDPKLVLDAAYSITHFGPGGRPRGKQFQLTEELSAEFKANKLLNAPKDISLAIEHLGTQGDGNHFLFVGISEKTGNTMMITHHGSRAPGARLYKKGMHIAERFRKDLCPAALKQNAWIPFETEEGQLYWSALQTIRKWTKLNHECIHNATLDVLAMQAEDRYWNEHNFVFKDGDLFYHAKGATPLDAKFMPDISGPRLIPLNMAEPVLIVEGKTTGNNLGFAPHGAGRNMSRTQHKRNNADFTKEALFDLETEGLDVRFFSKEIDISELPSAYKNAQTVRSQMEEYGLGEIIDKVMPYGCIMAGDFQINAPWRKKRREKTE, from the coding sequence ATGAAAAATACAGTAAACATCACAGGAAAAGAATTAATCGATTTAGGTTTTCGATCAGGAAAATGGTTTCCAGAAGCCATAGAATACATTAACGCAAACCAGTTAGAAGGAGAAGCTATGAACGCGTTCTTAGAGCAATATCGTTTACCACCTATGATCAACCTGTATTCTAACGCTAAAGAATTCGCAATAAATATAAAAGCCGAAAATGAATTGGAAGAGACCAATGTGACAAAAGTAGTCGACTCCATGAAAGTTTTAATGCGCACACCTACGGTAGTTAATGGCGCGGTTATGCCAGATGCATGCCCTACGGGACCATTAGGTACAATTCCCGTTGGTGGTGTTGTAGTAGCAAAGAATGCTATACACCCAGGTATGCATAGTGCAGATATTTGTTGCTCGGTAATGTTAACCGATTTCGGAAAAATGGATCCAAAACTGGTTTTAGACGCTGCGTATTCAATTACGCATTTTGGACCAGGTGGCAGACCACGTGGAAAACAATTTCAATTGACTGAAGAATTATCAGCAGAGTTTAAAGCCAATAAGCTATTGAATGCACCTAAAGATATAAGCCTTGCAATAGAACATTTAGGTACTCAAGGTGATGGCAATCACTTCTTATTTGTTGGTATTTCAGAAAAAACTGGTAATACTATGATGATTACGCATCACGGATCAAGAGCTCCAGGAGCTAGGTTATATAAAAAAGGAATGCACATCGCTGAACGGTTTAGAAAAGATTTATGTCCTGCTGCGTTAAAACAAAATGCTTGGATCCCTTTCGAAACTGAAGAAGGGCAATTGTACTGGAGTGCTTTACAGACGATAAGAAAATGGACCAAGTTAAACCATGAATGTATTCACAACGCTACATTAGATGTATTGGCAATGCAAGCTGAAGACAGATATTGGAATGAGCATAACTTTGTTTTCAAAGACGGAGATTTGTTTTACCATGCCAAAGGCGCAACTCCGTTGGATGCTAAATTTATGCCTGATATTTCCGGACCAAGATTAATACCTTTGAATATGGCAGAACCTGTTTTAATTGTGGAAGGTAAAACAACAGGAAACAACTTAGGTTTTGCCCCACACGGTGCAGGTAGAAATATGAGCCGTACCCAGCACAAAAGAAACAATGCAGATTTTACGAAAGAAGCCTTGTTCGATTTGGAAACTGAAGGTTTAGATGTACGTTTCTTTTCTAAGGAGATTGATATTTCCGAATTGCCTAGTGCCTATAAAAATGCTCAAACGGTTCGATCTCAAATGGAAGAATACGGTTTAGGAGAGATAATTGATAAAGTAATGCCTTATGGTTGCATTATGGCTGGAGATTTTCAGATTAATGCGCCTTGGAGGAAGAAACGTAGAGAGAAAACAGAATGA
- a CDS encoding DNA polymerase beta superfamily protein, translated as MKTIEELKASGNIIFECISGSRAYGLATPTSDTDIRGVFILPKEKYYSLEYVGQINNETNDIVYYELKKFMELLSKNNPNILELLSVPEDCILSKNPLFDTIKSKYFLSKLCKDTFANYAFTQIKKARGLKKKIVNPVEKERKSVTDFCFVRKEKRAVLLNTFLENEGLEVAHFGLTKISHMKDCYNLFYNPSMKYSGVARENANEVCLSSIPKSEVPVAVLYFNRDGYSSYCKKYKEYWSWVEKRNDDRYKSNISHSKNYDAKNMMHTFRLLHMAKEIGAEGKINVKRTDRDFLLSIKNAEFEYKELVERAEKLRLELDDIYEKSSLMERPDLDTVNKLLVEIREQFYK; from the coding sequence ATGAAAACAATAGAAGAACTAAAAGCTTCAGGAAATATCATATTTGAATGTATAAGCGGTAGTAGAGCATACGGACTCGCTACCCCTACCTCGGATACGGATATTCGTGGAGTTTTTATATTGCCAAAAGAAAAGTACTATTCATTAGAATATGTGGGTCAAATAAATAACGAGACGAATGATATTGTTTATTATGAGCTCAAGAAATTCATGGAACTTCTTTCAAAAAACAATCCTAATATTCTTGAACTCTTAAGTGTTCCTGAAGATTGTATTCTTTCAAAGAATCCATTATTTGATACAATTAAATCTAAATACTTTCTTTCAAAATTGTGTAAAGACACTTTTGCAAACTATGCATTTACTCAAATAAAAAAGGCTAGAGGGTTGAAGAAAAAAATAGTAAACCCTGTAGAAAAAGAACGTAAATCTGTTACTGATTTTTGCTTTGTTCGAAAAGAAAAACGTGCCGTGCTTTTGAACACCTTTTTAGAAAATGAAGGTTTGGAAGTAGCCCATTTCGGTTTGACTAAAATAAGCCACATGAAAGACTGTTACAATCTATTCTATAATCCTTCTATGAAATATAGTGGTGTTGCCAGAGAAAATGCTAATGAAGTATGCCTAAGTTCTATTCCTAAATCAGAGGTGCCAGTTGCTGTTCTATACTTTAATAGAGATGGGTATTCATCTTATTGCAAAAAATATAAAGAATATTGGTCTTGGGTAGAAAAAAGAAATGATGATCGATACAAAAGCAATATCTCACATAGTAAAAACTACGATGCAAAAAATATGATGCATACTTTTCGATTATTACATATGGCAAAAGAAATAGGTGCAGAAGGTAAAATCAATGTTAAAAGAACAGACAGAGACTTTCTTTTGTCCATAAAAAATGCAGAATTCGAATATAAAGAATTGGTTGAAAGGGCAGAAAAGTTAAGATTGGAGTTAGACGATATTTATGAAAAATCTAGTCTGATGGAAAGACCTGACCTGGATACGGTTAACAAGTTATTAGTAGAAATAAGAGAACAATTCTATAAATAA
- a CDS encoding nucleotidyltransferase domain-containing protein codes for MMIHKLNNLAKDKKVDILFACESGSRAWGFASPDSDYDVRFVYTHPLDWYLSVSEKKDTIDIMDGDFDTVGWELRKKLRLLKKSNVPALEHLFSPITYIEESESIKELRTIAEDCFSSIACMYHYLSMSKKYEEKLTDEKVKLKSLFYALRTALAGKWILEHNTMPPVVFSKMLSLVKKDEEDEIRNLMAIKSENNESYLHSRNEKVIELITRVICTNEKYAKSLSGGKPDTDRIDSFLYKTLTK; via the coding sequence ATGATGATACACAAACTAAACAATTTAGCAAAAGATAAAAAAGTAGATATCCTTTTTGCTTGCGAATCAGGAAGCAGAGCTTGGGGATTTGCATCACCAGATAGCGACTACGATGTTCGATTTGTTTACACTCATCCTTTAGACTGGTATCTATCTGTTTCAGAAAAAAAGGATACTATCGATATCATGGATGGTGATTTTGACACTGTTGGTTGGGAACTTAGAAAGAAGCTCCGTCTTCTTAAAAAGTCAAACGTACCTGCTTTAGAGCATCTATTTTCTCCTATAACTTATATTGAGGAAAGTGAATCTATAAAAGAACTTAGAACCATAGCTGAAGATTGCTTTTCTTCAATAGCTTGTATGTACCATTATTTAAGTATGAGCAAAAAATATGAAGAAAAACTAACGGATGAAAAAGTAAAACTAAAGAGTTTATTTTATGCATTACGAACAGCTTTGGCGGGTAAATGGATACTGGAACATAATACAATGCCACCAGTTGTTTTTAGTAAAATGCTATCTCTGGTTAAAAAGGATGAAGAGGATGAAATAAGAAATTTGATGGCTATTAAATCAGAGAATAACGAAAGTTATCTACATTCTAGAAATGAAAAGGTCATAGAACTCATAACAAGAGTCATTTGTACTAACGAGAAGTATGCAAAATCACTTTCTGGCGGAAAACCTGATACGGATAGAATAGATAGTTTTTTATATAAAACCTTGACCAAATGA
- a CDS encoding helix-turn-helix transcriptional regulator yields MAINKNALIRYKTIDKCLQNTYRQWTLDDLIEACSDALYEYEGREINVSKRTVQMDIQLMRSDKLGYNAPIKVYDKKYYKYEEDEYSITDIPITENDINVLSETVEMLKQFKDFSLFSELGGIIQRLEDKVYTEKTHQASIIHLDKNENLKGLHWLDELYQAIQKKIVLKLEYQSFKAKQSGLIQFHPILLKEFNNRWFLIGKGAKSRGIVNLALDRIKSVDYNFVEPYIQEDFNADEFYKNVIGVTVNQGERAGNVKLWVHQRHAPYVETKPLHHSQCIEEINEDGSIVIGIKVKLNFELERIILGYGEAMKVLQPERLIKRIALRVNRAKKLYDIEPS; encoded by the coding sequence ATGGCAATCAATAAAAATGCACTTATCCGTTATAAAACCATTGATAAATGTCTTCAGAATACATACCGTCAATGGACATTAGATGATTTAATCGAAGCTTGTTCAGATGCCTTGTATGAATATGAAGGGCGTGAAATCAATGTAAGCAAGCGTACCGTGCAAATGGATATTCAATTAATGCGAAGTGATAAGTTGGGTTATAATGCACCGATAAAAGTTTACGATAAAAAATATTACAAGTACGAAGAGGATGAGTATTCCATTACTGATATTCCTATAACAGAAAATGATATAAACGTACTTTCTGAGACTGTAGAAATGCTAAAACAGTTTAAAGACTTTTCATTATTTTCTGAATTAGGGGGTATTATTCAACGTCTAGAAGATAAGGTCTACACAGAAAAAACACATCAAGCTTCAATCATTCATTTAGATAAGAACGAGAATTTAAAAGGACTTCATTGGTTAGATGAACTTTACCAAGCAATTCAGAAAAAAATAGTGCTAAAATTAGAGTATCAATCATTTAAAGCAAAGCAGTCTGGGTTGATTCAATTTCATCCTATATTATTAAAAGAATTCAATAATCGATGGTTTCTAATTGGTAAAGGGGCAAAATCTAGAGGGATTGTTAATCTAGCTCTAGACCGTATTAAAAGTGTTGATTATAATTTTGTTGAGCCTTATATTCAAGAAGATTTTAATGCAGATGAGTTTTATAAAAATGTTATTGGCGTTACCGTAAACCAAGGAGAAAGAGCAGGTAATGTAAAATTGTGGGTACATCAAAGGCACGCACCATACGTAGAAACAAAACCTTTGCATCATTCGCAATGTATTGAAGAAATAAATGAAGACGGTAGCATAGTTATAGGTATTAAGGTCAAATTGAATTTTGAGTTAGAACGAATTATACTGGGCTACGGAGAAGCTATGAAGGTTTTGCAACCTGAACGATTAATTAAGCGTATTGCTCTACGAGTCAATAGAGCAAAGAAGTTATACGATATTGAGCCATCTTAA
- a CDS encoding VIT domain-containing protein, translating into MKKLILLISLFICTQFFAQESLEIVLKDSSRLKLTSLKIDVTIIGNFATTTYDMKFYNELDRTLEGELVFPLGEGQSVSKFAMDVNDKLREAVIVEKELARVAFESTIRQNIDPGLLEKTEGNNYKARIYPILPKKYKHIVLTFEQELTTLNQRQIYELPLGMKATLDNFSIQMNVLNEGKLPKIKSDVANFFFKESNDGFTASLVKQNYRPNSPVLVELSSTGNAETLLSFQDYFYINKTLKPNTRLKQKPKKITLLWDTSYSLRNRNVEKEIAILGEYFDYLRNVEVNYISFSNSIVQTKIYKVENGNWDGLKEALKDAVYDGGTCMDFSKSLAKNSGETLLFTDGLANLGDYASTNNGSIYTINSTTSANHELLREVATVSGGSYINLVRLPQTEALNILKHETFQFLGYQQNNDIWEVFPNKKTNVSEDFTISGRFSKNSTIELLFGYSGKVTERIKLQINKNKTDEVVKRLWANQKLKHLSSNKDENREEIISLAKSHYLVTDYTSMLILDRVEDYAKYRIEPPQELKAEYKELIRDLEEDEAYHLERLNDRKEDLFSNYDKILNWYSTKYPKKNIKQNNEETANNDSSSIVTNTITADTIEVVENTVSPTLNSSIIAIDSTKRIITGTVVDQDGSPLPAVAIVVAGTTNGVTTDFDGNFSINAEENDELEISYIGFNSFSQTVNDSNNISISLDESSEALDEVVIVGYGAEIKREMTASVASISSQALQGKVAGVEVTQTSGEPGSDSNITVRGINSVSANSSPLYVVDGQIVSKNPMEELKPEDIDGMQVLKALNAASIYGARASNGVVIITTKKGLETNPEAIEKFNQEISDQIDLKSWNPDTPYIKILEKEPNAELAYSKYLEIRDEYSNSPSFYLDVSDFFERKEKSAIAIRILTNLMEIELSNHELMKALGYKLEYFDQYDLAVVVYKKVLELRPEEPQSYRDLALAYEQLGEIQKAYDLLFELYNGDLLEKDEDERFNGIEQIAYVELSRLVHKYGDKLKLKKEEKEKFKPLDTDVRIVIDWNHNDTDIDLWVVDPKDEKAYYSNQETNIGGHMSEDMTEGYGPEEFMLKDAVKGEYKILVDYYADDVQKISGPTVLKVTMFTNYGKPNEERKTTVVRLDKEKDELEVGTLRF; encoded by the coding sequence ATGAAAAAGCTAATTTTACTAATTTCTCTATTTATATGTACACAGTTTTTTGCCCAAGAGTCTCTTGAAATAGTACTAAAAGACTCTAGCAGATTAAAACTGACTAGTCTAAAAATTGATGTGACCATCATCGGCAATTTTGCTACGACTACGTATGATATGAAATTCTATAACGAATTAGATAGAACCTTAGAAGGTGAATTGGTATTTCCGTTAGGGGAGGGGCAGTCCGTTTCTAAATTTGCGATGGATGTTAATGACAAACTTCGCGAAGCAGTTATTGTAGAAAAAGAATTGGCTCGTGTTGCCTTTGAAAGTACAATAAGGCAAAACATAGATCCGGGTCTGTTAGAAAAAACAGAAGGCAATAATTACAAGGCAAGAATTTATCCGATTTTACCCAAAAAGTATAAGCATATTGTTTTGACTTTTGAGCAAGAATTAACAACATTAAATCAACGTCAAATTTATGAATTGCCTTTAGGTATGAAGGCTACATTGGATAATTTTTCAATACAAATGAACGTATTGAATGAGGGAAAACTACCTAAAATAAAAAGTGATGTTGCAAATTTCTTTTTTAAGGAAAGTAATGATGGTTTTACGGCATCTTTAGTGAAACAGAATTATAGACCAAACTCACCAGTTTTAGTAGAATTATCAAGTACTGGTAATGCAGAAACACTATTGAGTTTTCAAGACTATTTTTATATAAATAAAACACTTAAACCAAACACTAGGCTGAAGCAAAAGCCTAAGAAAATCACCTTGCTTTGGGATACTTCGTATTCATTAAGAAATAGAAATGTAGAAAAAGAAATAGCCATACTTGGTGAATATTTTGATTACCTAAGAAACGTCGAGGTGAATTATATTTCTTTTAGTAATTCAATAGTTCAAACTAAAATTTATAAAGTAGAAAATGGTAATTGGGATGGATTAAAAGAAGCATTAAAAGATGCTGTTTATGATGGTGGTACATGTATGGATTTTTCTAAGTCGTTAGCAAAAAATTCGGGCGAAACACTGTTGTTTACAGATGGTTTGGCTAATCTCGGAGATTATGCTAGTACTAATAATGGCTCAATTTATACAATCAACTCTACTACTTCTGCAAATCATGAACTGTTGAGAGAAGTAGCTACAGTATCTGGTGGTAGTTATATTAATCTGGTTAGGTTGCCACAAACCGAAGCCTTAAACATTTTAAAACACGAGACATTTCAATTTTTAGGATACCAGCAGAATAATGATATCTGGGAAGTATTTCCAAATAAGAAAACAAACGTATCAGAAGATTTTACTATTTCTGGTAGATTTTCAAAAAACAGTACTATAGAATTGTTATTTGGATATAGTGGAAAAGTAACGGAGCGCATTAAACTTCAGATTAATAAAAACAAAACTGATGAGGTAGTAAAACGACTATGGGCTAATCAAAAGCTAAAGCATTTAAGTAGTAATAAAGATGAAAATAGAGAAGAGATAATTTCGCTTGCAAAGAGTCATTATTTAGTAACAGATTATACTTCAATGTTGATTTTAGATAGAGTTGAAGATTATGCAAAGTATCGTATTGAGCCACCCCAAGAATTGAAAGCTGAATACAAAGAACTAATTAGAGATTTAGAAGAAGATGAAGCATATCATCTTGAGCGATTAAATGATAGAAAAGAAGATTTATTCAGTAATTATGATAAAATTTTAAATTGGTATTCAACCAAGTATCCCAAAAAGAATATTAAGCAAAATAATGAAGAAACAGCCAATAATGATAGTTCTAGTATAGTAACAAATACTATTACTGCAGACACGATTGAGGTAGTTGAAAATACGGTGAGTCCAACTCTAAACTCTAGTATAATAGCTATTGATTCGACGAAAAGAATAATTACAGGTACTGTTGTAGATCAAGATGGGTCGCCGCTACCAGCAGTAGCTATAGTTGTGGCAGGAACAACTAATGGGGTGACAACAGATTTTGATGGTAATTTTAGTATCAACGCAGAAGAAAATGATGAGCTAGAAATATCATATATAGGTTTTAATTCTTTTTCCCAAACAGTTAATGATTCTAATAATATTTCTATTTCATTAGACGAAAGTTCAGAAGCTTTAGATGAAGTTGTTATTGTTGGATATGGTGCAGAAATAAAAAGAGAAATGACAGCTTCTGTTGCTTCAATTAGTTCTCAAGCTTTACAAGGCAAGGTAGCAGGGGTAGAGGTTACACAAACTTCAGGTGAGCCAGGTTCAGACTCTAATATTACAGTTAGAGGTATCAATTCAGTTTCAGCTAATAGTAGTCCGCTTTATGTTGTCGATGGTCAAATTGTTTCAAAGAACCCGATGGAGGAACTAAAACCAGAAGATATTGATGGTATGCAGGTTCTAAAAGCATTAAATGCTGCTTCTATTTACGGAGCTAGAGCTTCAAATGGAGTAGTAATTATAACGACAAAGAAAGGCTTGGAAACTAACCCTGAAGCAATTGAAAAATTTAATCAAGAAATAAGTGATCAGATAGACCTTAAATCTTGGAATCCTGATACGCCCTATATTAAGATTTTAGAAAAAGAACCGAATGCAGAATTAGCCTATAGTAAGTATTTAGAAATTAGAGATGAATATTCTAATAGTCCCTCTTTTTACCTTGATGTATCTGACTTTTTTGAGCGCAAAGAAAAATCAGCTATTGCAATTAGAATTTTAACCAATTTAATGGAAATTGAATTAAGTAATCATGAATTAATGAAAGCGCTGGGCTACAAACTTGAGTACTTCGATCAATACGATTTAGCAGTAGTGGTTTATAAAAAAGTTTTAGAATTAAGACCAGAAGAACCACAATCTTACAGAGATTTGGCTTTGGCTTATGAGCAATTGGGCGAAATTCAAAAAGCTTATGATTTATTATTTGAATTATATAATGGCGATTTATTAGAAAAAGATGAGGATGAACGCTTTAATGGAATAGAGCAAATTGCATATGTTGAACTAAGTAGACTTGTACATAAATATGGTGACAAACTAAAATTAAAAAAAGAAGAGAAAGAGAAATTTAAACCTCTTGATACAGATGTAAGAATTGTGATTGACTGGAACCATAATGATACAGACATAGATTTATGGGTTGTTGATCCTAAAGATGAAAAAGCATATTACTCAAATCAAGAAACGAATATAGGTGGGCATATGTCTGAAGATATGACAGAAGGCTATGGTCCAGAAGAATTTATGTTGAAAGATGCTGTTAAAGGCGAATATAAAATTTTAGTAGATTATTATGCTGATGACGTTCAGAAAATTTCAGGCCCAACTGTGTTAAAAGTTACCATGTTTACCAATTATGGCAAACCAAATGAAGAGCGTAAAACAACTGTAGTAAGACTTGATAAAGAAAAAGATGAACTTGAGGTAGGTACTTTAAGGTTTTGA